A genomic segment from Gadus morhua chromosome 4, gadMor3.0, whole genome shotgun sequence encodes:
- the LOC115541711 gene encoding uncharacterized protein LOC115541711, with product MIVICLGMFTASATAVQVNLKPKMVSVGTQTSFSPQTSTPLASPEQTVDDDDDNATVVSDFSWVPEEPMDEEELFDEEPPYTCDPHHNCIDKFIVCQEEPMGLFAICPACCERSDSSIVQQEGTFVKIKQVCASCGYHRFWQNQPMLHRNMPTCNLLLSGAIHFTGCLATQTLRMFSLFGLQCISASNFFRHQRHYTIPVIVQAWQNDQAKNFSDLRAMDGGLVLAGDCRSDSPGHCAKYGSYSLIEDRVNKVVDVQLVQSSEVPNSSWCELEGLKRSVGLLRGNDLHLATLITDRHRQAHWQQSSWRT from the exons ATGATTGTCATATGTTTGGGTATGTTTACTGCCTCTGCCACAGCTGTGCAGGTTAACCTGAAGCCAAAGATGGTTAGCGTGGGCACACAGACTTCATTCAGCCCACAAACCTCCACTCCCCTCGCTAGTCCTGAACAGACagttgacgatgatgatgataatgccaCTGTCGTCAGTGACTTTTCGTGGGTGCCCGAAGAGCCGATGGATGAGGAGGAATTGTTTGATGAGGAGCCACCTTACACGTGTGACCCCCACCACAA ttgcatTGACAAATTCATTGTTTGCCAAGAGGAGCCGATGGGCCTTTTTGCCATCTGTCCGGCCTGTTGTGAGAGGTCGGATAGTAGCATCGTGCAGCAGGAAGGAACTTTTGTTAAGATCAAGCAG GTCTGTGCATCATGTGGCTACCACCGTTTCTGGCAAAACCAGCCAATGCTCCACAGGAACATGCCAACCTGCAACCTCCTGTTAAGTGGGGCCATTCATTTTACTGGATGTTTGGCCACACAGACACTAAGAATGTTTTCCTTGTTTGGCCTGCAGTGCATCAGTGCGAGCAATTTCTTTCGCCATCAGCGCCACTACACCATCCCTGTAATCGTTCAGGCCTGGCAGAATGATCAAGCCAAGAATTTTAGTGACCTACGGGCAATGGATGGCGGGCTAGTTCTTGCTGGTGACTGCAG GTCAGATTCTCCTGGGCACTGCGCAAAGTATGGGTCATACTCTCTGATAGAGGACAGAGTGAACAAGGTGGtggatgttcagcttgttcag AGCTCAGAGGTCCCCAACAGCTCATGGTGTGAGCTTGAAGGGCTCAAGCGCAGTGTTGGCCTGCTGAGGGGAAACGACCTGCATTTGGCAACGCTGATCACGGACCGACATCGCCAG GCTCATTGGCAGCAGTCAAGTTGGAGAACATAA